In Candidatus Zixiibacteriota bacterium, a single genomic region encodes these proteins:
- a CDS encoding ATP-binding cassette domain-containing protein, which produces MIDVKNLTKYYGPELAVNDVSFSVEKGQVVGFLGPNGAGKSTTVRIICCYLSPTYGNVSVGGEDIYNNPMKVRRMIGYLPENTPLYTDMNVFDFLKFCVDIRNSGRVRANRVGEVVEICGLKDVLYKDIGELSKGYRQRVGLAQAMIHDPQILILDEPTVGLDPNQIVEIRNLIKTLGQEKTVVLCSHILPEVEATCNRVLIINRGQIAADGTPDELRGSFEGKGKLTLQIKDLPSEKLEYLENIEGIGGVVDMDRTNPRATRIVLELVGETDPREQIFHFCVENNLVLLEMNRERATLEHVFRELTRKEEVH; this is translated from the coding sequence ATGATAGATGTTAAGAACCTGACAAAATACTACGGTCCTGAACTGGCCGTTAACGATGTCTCCTTTTCGGTTGAAAAAGGCCAGGTGGTAGGTTTTTTGGGGCCCAATGGCGCTGGAAAGTCGACCACCGTCAGGATTATCTGCTGTTACCTTTCACCAACTTACGGTAATGTAAGCGTGGGTGGTGAGGATATCTATAACAATCCCATGAAGGTCAGGCGGATGATCGGTTACCTGCCGGAGAACACTCCCCTTTATACCGACATGAACGTCTTCGATTTTCTGAAGTTCTGTGTCGATATTCGCAACTCCGGCCGCGTCCGCGCCAACCGTGTGGGCGAGGTGGTCGAAATCTGTGGTCTGAAAGATGTGCTTTACAAAGATATCGGCGAACTATCCAAGGGTTACCGCCAGAGGGTGGGATTAGCCCAGGCGATGATTCATGATCCCCAGATCCTCATCCTGGACGAACCCACGGTCGGGCTCGATCCCAACCAGATCGTGGAAATCCGCAACCTGATCAAAACTCTCGGGCAAGAAAAGACTGTGGTACTCTGTTCGCATATACTGCCCGAGGTGGAGGCCACCTGCAACCGTGTACTGATTATAAATCGCGGGCAGATTGCCGCCGACGGCACTCCCGACGAGCTCCGGGGATCGTTCGAGGGTAAAGGCAAGCTGACGCTCCAGATCAAGGACCTGCCCTCCGAAAAACTGGAATATCTCGAAAACATCGAAGGTATCGGTGGTGTGGTCGATATGGATCGCACCAATCCAAGGGCCACCCGGATTGTCCTCGAACTTGTGGGAGAAACTGATCCTCGTGAACAGATCTTCCATTTTTGTGTAGAAAACAACCTGGTGCTTCTCGAGATGAATCGGGAGAGGGCGACGCTCGAACATGTCTTCCGCGAGCTGACCCGCAAGGAGGAGGTGCATTAA
- a CDS encoding ABC transporter permease subunit, translating to MSAVWVMTKKELRSYFSSPVAYVVIILFLLISGWQFSNSLFLANTADMRGLFQIIRFIFLFFIPALSMRLLSEEKRSGTIELLGTMPVSEWQLVLGKFFPSLILIIITLVLTLVNYITISYLGDPDTGATFGGYLGLVLMASTYLAIGLFTSSLTKNQIIAFILSFAIIFTFIIFNYFKGFVGGFMASVVEFLSTDYHFESIQRGVIDSRNIIFYLSLTFIFLFLTVQVLNSRRWR from the coding sequence ATGTCGGCTGTCTGGGTCATGACAAAAAAGGAACTGCGTTCATATTTCAGCTCTCCTGTTGCCTATGTGGTCATTATCCTGTTTCTCCTGATTTCCGGATGGCAGTTCTCGAATTCGCTCTTTCTGGCCAATACCGCCGACATGCGGGGCTTGTTTCAGATCATTAGATTTATCTTCCTGTTTTTTATACCGGCGCTTTCGATGAGGCTGTTATCCGAGGAGAAGCGTTCCGGAACGATAGAACTGCTGGGGACTATGCCGGTTTCGGAATGGCAGTTGGTGCTGGGCAAATTCTTTCCCTCGCTGATACTGATCATAATCACCCTGGTACTGACCCTGGTAAACTACATAACCATCAGCTATCTCGGCGATCCAGATACGGGCGCAACCTTTGGTGGATATTTGGGGCTTGTGCTTATGGCATCGACTTATCTCGCGATCGGGCTGTTTACCTCCAGCCTGACTAAAAATCAAATCATCGCATTCATCCTCTCATTCGCGATAATTTTCACTTTTATTATATTCAATTATTTCAAGGGTTTTGTGGGCGGTTTTATGGCCAGCGTGGTGGAGTTTTTATCGACAGACTATCACTTTGAGTCGATCCAGAGAGGCGTGATCGACAGCCGTAACATAATATTCTATCTCAGCCTGACATTTATATTTCTGTTTCTGACCGTCCAGGTTCTGAACAGCAGGAGGTGGAGATAA